The genomic DNA TGGGTTCATCATTACGCCACTGATAGCTATGCCATTTCTGAAAGTATTAATGATGAGGTGAGAAGAAACATCACCAAATGGCAGTTTGGCCGTTTTGGAGTGGAAGGAAATAAAATTCAGGAAATGCCTCGTCAGTTTAAACGTATTCTCGCTGATCATAAATATTCAGATGATGATATTGCATCAATTCAGAATGTATTGCAGGAGAAATTTTTTGTGATAGGTGGGGATGAAGAAAAACGTACATACTATCTTTCTGAAAAAAAAATTGCTTTAAACTTCGACGATACACAACCATGGTATCGCTGTAAAAAATGTGCAAAAATTCACCCGACCACACTTTGGGGACATTGTGTGCATTGCGGACATAAGGGATGTGATGAGCTATCTGTGTCTGATCTTGATAGATATAAATTCTGGAGAAATCCCATTCTCGAAGCAATTAAGACAAATTCCGGAACATCTATCAGGACCATCAATACAGAAGAACATACTGCCCAATTATCGTATAAAGATCAACGCGATAATACCTGGTCTACAACAGAAAACTACGAGATGCGTTTTCAGAATGTTCTTGGGGATAATGAAGAACCGATTGATGTATTGAGTTGTACCACTACAATGGAAGTGGGTATCGATATTGGATCATTAACAGCAATCAGTCTGAGAAATGTTCCGCCGCAAAGAGATAATTATCAACAGAGAGCTGGTCGCGCTGGTCGTCGCGGTTCCTCTCTTTCAACTATTGTTACCTATGCTCAGGATGGTCCACACGATGGATGGTATTTTAATCATCCAGAAAATATCATTGCAGGAGACGCACGTCTTCCATGGATAGATGTTAATAATGAAAAACTTCTTCAACGCCACTTAAATTTACTGATAATCAATCAGTTCCTCATTCAGAAAGGTACAGATTTGGACAGATGTACTGTTCATAAATTTTTTGATGAGTATTACGAGAATTTCAAGGCATATCTTGAGAATTTTGTCTATGACTCCAAAGAATTGAAGATCATCCTCACAAAGGAAATGCCTGATTATAAGAAAAATTTGTTGGGGAGACTACAGGATCTATCAAATGATGTACAAATCTCAAAAGAGTCTGGTGAGAAAACCACGTTACTGGATCATCTCAGTTCCGAAGGTATTTTACCTACCTATTCATTCCCGCAAAATGTAGTCGGATTTTATGTGGAAAATAGCACGGGAAAGGTGGAACAAAGACCTGAACGCTCTTTGGACATTGCAATCAGTGAATACGCACCAGGAAAAATTCTTGTCATTAATAAGAAAACCTACAAAGTAGGAGGTATTTACAACAATATAGCAAGAAGTATTAATTCTCAAAATCAGGCTGAACCCTATTTCCAGAACCCAAAATACATCATGAATCTCTATGAGTGTACCAAATGCAAATGGACAGCTACGGAAAAACCTCACAATGATATTTGTCCATTCTGTGGAGAAGCAATTTCAAAACAAAAAAATTTACTCAAACCATGGGGTTTTGCACCAAAAAATCATGCAAGCATTCCGGAGGCATGGGCTGAAGTAGAGTATTCCTATGCTGAAGAACCATGTTATTTTGCAGAACCAACCTCAAAGGATCTACAGAATGTCCGCGAATGTGCACATCTGAAAGCTGCAAACCGTTCGGATAAGATTACTATTATAAACAAAGGAGTCGACGGAAATGGATTTAGAGTTTGTCAAAAATGTGGTGCATCAGAGGTAATTATCCCCAAATTAGATAATCAGAATGATGAAGAGTCGAAACCCAACAAAGAGGATAAATTAGGCCGCCCCTATGTTTTGACCTATGGAAGAAAAGGAGAACCTTGTTTCCATTCATTCGCAGATGTTTATCTTGGTCACACCTTTAACACAGACATGGTAGTTTTCGAATTTGAACTCGATCCCCATAAATTGAACCTAGAAGGGTTGTGGATATATAATGCGGCAGTAACACTTACCGAATCTTTCCGTTTGGCGGCGAGCAGAGTTCTGGATATAGAATTCACCGATCTAAATGCAGGCTATAGAATTCATAAATCAAATGAGAGTGTTTTCCTTGATATCTACCTTTATGATAGCCTTTCCAGTGGGGCTGGATATTCCTCAGGTTTATTAAATCAGTCTGAGGAATTGATTACTGCTGTGAGAGAACAGCTCGAAAGCTGTAATTGTGAGTCTGCTTGTCACAATTGTCTGAAGCATTATTGGAATCAACGTCGCCATGCCGATCTTGATCGTTTTGCTGCTCTTGATTTATTGGAGTGGGGGGTGTCTGGAAAAATTCGTGAGTCTATAGGCATAGTAACTCAAGAAAAATTGGCAAAATCACTGATGAAAAGGTTCTCATTATCAGAATGTGGTATTGAAATTAGCCTCGAAGACGAACATTTGGTAATTATTTCCAATAGCAGGTCATATAATTTCCTAATATATCCTGCTATGCAGAAACGAGATGTCTTTGATGGAAAATTCATAAATATTTCAGACATTGATATCAAGAAATCATTGCCGACAGTATTCGATTATATTAAGAAAAAAGTAGGTGATACATCACCTTGATTGGGAAGTGTTTTCTTCTTCCGACGAGGATCGGGTGGAGATACCACTGCTCAGTGCTCACTGCTCAACCAAAAAACATCAAACCACCAAACCAAAAAAAAATCCCGCACACTTTCAAAACACACAACAGTGCTCCGTAAGTACTCTCGTGTTAATATATGTTTCTAAAAATATATAAACTAATGTATTGTCTGGAAAGAAAAAAATATTCCAAACCAAAATATCTCATTCAAACAACCGTGAGCAGTGAGCAGTGAGCGATGGTATCTGGTATCTCCTTCCTTACCATCATAAACACACACAATAGAAACCATTCTCCCATATTGTTTCCATAGAAAGGACTGATACGCATTGGGGACAAATATACATAGTACTACTTAGCAGGAGATCACGCAATGACCCCCGAACAAAATCAGGAAACCTCCGAAGACATCATCAGTCTCACGGACAAGTCTCTCTATATCAACAGGGAAATATCCCTCATACAGTTCAACCGCCGCGTCCTCGAAGAAACGGCAAACCTCACCCACCCGCTGCTCGAGCGGATCAAATTCCTCTCCATCTTCGCCAACAACATTGACGAGTTCATGATGATACGGGTCTCAGGAATTCTCCGCCAGATTCGCGGAGGAGTACTCGAACGCCCCGCAGACGGCATGACCCCAACCGAGCAGATGAAAGAGATCCTCGAAACCATCATCCCGTTGCAAGCCGAGTCCTGCCGCTGCTGGAGTCAGGACCTCAAACCTGCCCTCGCCAGCGAAGGAATCTACATCCACAAATTCCGGGACTTCGGCCCCGACCAGCAGGAGTACCTCAAAAATTACTTCGACACCCAGATATTTCCCATACTCACCCCCATGACCTTCGACGGATCCCACCCGTTCCCCTTCATCTCAAACCTCTCCATCAACCTCGCCGTAGTCATCAACCATCCCACCCGCGGTCAGGTCTTCTCCCGGGTCAAAGTTCCCAAAGGAACACTTCCAAGATTCATCCGCATCCCCAACAACCGAATGATTCCCCCCGCAAACAACTCCGAGTACCACTACGTCGTCCTCGAAGACCTTGTTGCCTCCAACATCCAGATGCTCTTCCCTGGAATGGAAGTCAAAGACACCTACGTCTTCCGGGTAACCAGAGACGCAGACATGGAGATCGAAGAAGACGAAGCATCCGATCTCCTGACCGCAATCGAGTCAAGCGTTGAACTGCGGAGAATCGGCACCCCGTCCCGTCTCGAAGTCCACGCTGCAATGCCGGAATGGATTCGCGGAATCCTCTCAACCAAACTCAGACTCATGCCGACCCAGGTCTACGTCTCCCACAGCGGCCTCATCGGCATGAGCGACCTGATGGAGTTGATGGACATCGACCGGCCTGACCTCAAGGACGTCCCCTTCAAAGCCGCCCTTCCCGCATGTCTCGGCAAAGAAACAATGGCAGCCGCAGTCTCCCGCGACGACCTCCTCCTCTACCACCCTTACGACAGCTTCAGTCCGGTCGTCGAGTTCGTCAGGCAGGCAGCCCATGACCCGAACGTGCTCGCAATCAAACAGACTCTCTACCGCACCGGAAAGAACTCGCCGATCGTGCACGCCTTAATGGAAGCCCGCGAAGAAGGAAAACCGGTCACCGTCCTCGTCGAACTCAAGGCGCGGTTCGACGAAGAGAACAACATCGAGTGGGCACGTTCGCTTGAGCGGGCTGGCGTTCACGTCATCTACGGAATTGTCGGCCTCAAAGTTCACGCAAAAATGTGTATGGTCGTCCGCCGCGAACATGACGGACTCAAGACCTATACCCACATGGGAACCGGAAACTACAACGCATCGACCGCACGCATCTACACAGACCTCTCGATGTTTACCTGCGATCCTGATATCGGAGCAGACATTGCCGATCTCTTCAATGCCCTCACCGGCTACTCGCAGAAAACCGGCTACCGCAAACTGCTGGTTTCGCATGGAACGGTTGGAACCATGCGAAAGGAACTGATCGCCAGAATCGATCGCGAGATCGAGCAGCAGAAACGATTCGGCGACGGATACATCGCATTCAAACTCAATGCACTCGTTGACGAGGAGTGTATCATGGCGCTTTATCGGGCAAGTCAGGCAGGCGTCAAGGTTGACTTAATCGTTCGCGGCGTCTGTTGTCTGCGACCTGAGGTTCCCGGAGTCTCAGACAACATCCGGGTGATATCCATCGTCGGCAGATTCCTCGAACACACCCGTATATACTACTTCAAAAACGGCGGCGACGAGGAAGTGCTTCTCGGCAGTGCTGATCTGATGCCGAGAAATCTGTCGAGACGCGTGGAGATTCTCTTCCCGGTCGAAAACACCTATCTGAAGGATATGATCATCAGAACGATTCTGGAGATGCATCTTAGAGATACCGCCCAGGCGCAGGTTCTCCACATCGACGGAAGTTATGAGAAGGTCCTTCCAAAAGAAGGAGAAAAGCCGTTGAACTCACAGTTGTGGATGATGGAACACCGCGGAATTTGGCATGACTACTGACATCGACGAAGGATACCGACTTTACGGCGCAAAAGCTCTGCTCCAGCTTGCAGCAGATATGGCAGGCGAGTCTGCCGGCGTGAAAGCGGGAACCGACATCGAGTACATTCATCGTATGAGGGTCGCGTCCCGCAGACTTCGGGCTGCTCTGCCGCTGTTTGCCGGATGTTTCGGAGAGAAAGAGTACCGGGCATGGGAAAAAGAGGTGAAGCAGATCACCCGTTCGCTCGGACGTGC from Methanorbis rubei includes the following:
- the ppk1 gene encoding polyphosphate kinase 1, which translates into the protein MTPEQNQETSEDIISLTDKSLYINREISLIQFNRRVLEETANLTHPLLERIKFLSIFANNIDEFMMIRVSGILRQIRGGVLERPADGMTPTEQMKEILETIIPLQAESCRCWSQDLKPALASEGIYIHKFRDFGPDQQEYLKNYFDTQIFPILTPMTFDGSHPFPFISNLSINLAVVINHPTRGQVFSRVKVPKGTLPRFIRIPNNRMIPPANNSEYHYVVLEDLVASNIQMLFPGMEVKDTYVFRVTRDADMEIEEDEASDLLTAIESSVELRRIGTPSRLEVHAAMPEWIRGILSTKLRLMPTQVYVSHSGLIGMSDLMELMDIDRPDLKDVPFKAALPACLGKETMAAAVSRDDLLLYHPYDSFSPVVEFVRQAAHDPNVLAIKQTLYRTGKNSPIVHALMEAREEGKPVTVLVELKARFDEENNIEWARSLERAGVHVIYGIVGLKVHAKMCMVVRREHDGLKTYTHMGTGNYNASTARIYTDLSMFTCDPDIGADIADLFNALTGYSQKTGYRKLLVSHGTVGTMRKELIARIDREIEQQKRFGDGYIAFKLNALVDEECIMALYRASQAGVKVDLIVRGVCCLRPEVPGVSDNIRVISIVGRFLEHTRIYYFKNGGDEEVLLGSADLMPRNLSRRVEILFPVENTYLKDMIIRTILEMHLRDTAQAQVLHIDGSYEKVLPKEGEKPLNSQLWMMEHRGIWHDY